A portion of the Cyanobium sp. PCC 7001 genome contains these proteins:
- the murD gene encoding UDP-N-acetylmuramoyl-L-alanine--D-glutamate ligase, giving the protein MPTPALDASVVVGIGRSGSGAARLLRSLGQRVCLIDSSDTPEAQRRAEDLRQLGIDVRLGVPLDAVNLAQLQEQLPGGLQRLIISPGIPWDLPALTALRSRGVRVQGEMVPAWEASRPVPWIGITGTNGKTTVTHLVHHLLEASGLDAPMAGNVGYSAAELVLDRRGSGAELPTWMVVELSSYQIEAAPEVAPRVGIWTTLTPDHLERHGTLEAYRAIKRSLLERSQVQVLNGDDPDLQRHAASWPGACWVTAGPRQELPEAIRPHLWVEAGRVIRDHNGTSQDLMAADCLAMPGEHNRQNMMLAIAAGLEAGLTGQQMECAFRSFPGVPHRLERIDQQAGVSYYNDSKATNYDAAEVAVRALAGPLVVLAGGQAKRGEARGWLEALHQKARAVVLFGAAQAEFQALLEGASFAGAIHRCDGLNEAVPLARALAAELHCRAVLLSPACASFDQYTDFEARGEHFRSLVLALRP; this is encoded by the coding sequence ATGCCCACCCCGGCCCTGGATGCCTCGGTAGTCGTTGGGATCGGCCGGTCGGGTTCCGGAGCTGCGCGGCTCCTCCGCAGCCTGGGGCAGCGTGTCTGCCTGATCGACTCCTCCGACACCCCCGAGGCCCAACGGCGGGCGGAGGACCTGCGGCAGCTGGGCATCGACGTGCGGCTCGGGGTGCCCCTGGACGCCGTCAACCTCGCCCAGCTGCAAGAGCAGCTGCCGGGAGGACTGCAGCGGTTGATCATCAGTCCAGGCATCCCCTGGGATCTGCCGGCGCTCACCGCCCTCAGAAGCCGGGGCGTGAGGGTTCAGGGAGAGATGGTGCCGGCCTGGGAGGCCAGCCGCCCCGTGCCCTGGATCGGCATCACGGGCACCAACGGGAAAACCACCGTGACCCATCTGGTGCACCACCTGCTGGAGGCCAGCGGGCTCGATGCGCCGATGGCCGGCAACGTCGGCTACTCCGCCGCGGAACTGGTGCTCGACCGCCGCGGCAGCGGGGCTGAACTGCCGACCTGGATGGTGGTGGAACTGAGCAGCTACCAGATCGAGGCCGCGCCGGAGGTGGCCCCGCGCGTCGGCATCTGGACCACCCTGACCCCGGACCACCTCGAGCGGCACGGCACCCTGGAGGCCTACCGCGCCATCAAGCGCAGTCTCCTGGAGCGCAGCCAGGTGCAGGTGCTCAACGGCGACGATCCCGACCTGCAACGGCACGCCGCCAGCTGGCCCGGCGCCTGCTGGGTGACGGCAGGTCCCAGGCAGGAGCTGCCCGAAGCGATCAGGCCCCACCTCTGGGTGGAGGCTGGACGGGTGATCCGCGATCACAACGGCACCAGCCAGGACCTGATGGCCGCGGACTGTCTCGCCATGCCGGGCGAGCACAACCGCCAGAACATGATGCTGGCCATCGCCGCTGGCCTGGAGGCTGGTCTCACCGGGCAGCAGATGGAGTGCGCCTTTCGCAGCTTCCCGGGGGTTCCCCATCGGCTGGAGCGGATCGACCAGCAGGCCGGTGTCAGCTACTACAACGACAGCAAGGCCACCAACTACGACGCCGCCGAAGTGGCGGTGCGGGCTCTGGCGGGTCCGCTGGTGGTGCTCGCCGGAGGGCAGGCGAAGCGCGGCGAGGCCAGGGGATGGCTGGAGGCCCTGCACCAGAAGGCCCGGGCCGTGGTGCTGTTCGGAGCGGCCCAGGCCGAATTTCAGGCGTTGCTGGAGGGAGCGTCCTTCGCAGGCGCCATTCACCGCTGCGATGGGCTGAACGAGGCCGTCCCTCTGGCCAGGGCCCTGGCCGCGGAGTTGCACTGCAGGGCCGTGCTGCTCTCACCCGCCTGCGCCAGCTTCGATCAGTACACCGACTTCGAGGCCCGCGGCGAGCATTTCCGTTCCCTCGTGCTCGCGCTCAGGCCCTGA
- a CDS encoding photosystem II S4 domain protein, whose amino-acid sequence MLPRTDLLAGSRHPDQLVEVIEAAERALHTWQPQWTGFLEGAVLEEAMARLGQLAELELRAAGGHAGAERCRLLLTRREAGLDPEPLDTGLLGLLLSGNFLFDPAEPDEFRSALIQQGWADGAIGDVWLRGDRGAQAIVVAKAAEPTAALTLTVRSVPVTGELVPLALLQPPARRQPRQLHTVEASTRLDAVASAGFGISRNRMVTLIRDGAVRLNWVVASRPGQELQAGDRVQLSGRGELEVRAITATKRERWRIELSRR is encoded by the coding sequence GGAGGTGATCGAGGCGGCGGAGCGGGCCCTGCACACCTGGCAGCCCCAGTGGACAGGCTTCCTCGAGGGCGCGGTGCTGGAGGAGGCCATGGCACGGCTGGGACAGCTGGCCGAACTGGAGCTCCGCGCCGCGGGGGGACATGCCGGCGCGGAGCGTTGCCGGCTGCTGCTGACGCGCCGCGAGGCGGGACTGGATCCCGAGCCCCTGGACACCGGTCTGCTGGGGCTGCTCCTCAGCGGCAATTTCCTGTTCGATCCCGCCGAGCCCGACGAATTCAGAAGCGCTCTGATCCAGCAGGGCTGGGCCGACGGGGCCATCGGGGATGTCTGGCTGCGGGGGGATCGCGGAGCCCAGGCCATCGTGGTCGCCAAGGCTGCCGAGCCCACCGCTGCGCTCACCCTGACGGTGCGCAGCGTGCCGGTGACCGGTGAACTGGTTCCCCTGGCACTGCTGCAACCACCGGCGCGGCGCCAGCCCCGCCAGCTCCACACGGTGGAGGCCTCCACCCGCCTGGATGCGGTGGCTTCGGCGGGGTTCGGCATCTCCCGCAACCGGATGGTGACCCTGATTCGCGACGGAGCCGTTCGGCTCAACTGGGTGGTGGCCAGCCGCCCTGGCCAGGAGCTGCAGGCGGGGGATCGGGTGCAGCTGAGCGGCCGGGGGGAGCTTGAGGTGCGGGCCATCACCGCCACCAAACGGGAACGCTGGCGGATCGAGCTCTCCAGGCGGTGA